A genomic segment from Capra hircus breed San Clemente chromosome 7, ASM170441v1, whole genome shotgun sequence encodes:
- the LOC102182580 gene encoding olfactory receptor 1361-like, protein MDNQTQVSEFILLGLSQQPLQRQVLFSLSFILYFSGCLGNLLTILAIILDPHLHSPMYFFLSNLSLLDICFTSTVIPKMLVNHLCGLTTISFSACLAQMYFFIAFGAADSMLLSDTAYDRYLAICRPLHYMTIMSVLRCTLLVVIPWISANLISMVHTLLMSHLSFCTNRIPHFFCDLNALIKLSCSDTQVNEMLVVVLWGPVVLIPFVCIMASYTSITVAVWKVPSVQGTASMQGASFSSVTEFILTGFSNFLQHLLPTSFLLYLLMYLFTLLGNLLIMATIWRDPSLHTLIGPLHLCHHPTHFGRPALHLTLVVVHYSFASVIYLKHKGPQSLEGDTLMGITYVVFTLPQPHHLQSQEQGAEGSHEEDLP, encoded by the exons ATGGACAATCAGACCCAAGTCTCTGAATTCATCCTCCTCGGCCTCTCCCAGCAGCCCCTGCAGAGGCAGGTGCTCTTCAGCCTGTCCTTCATTCTGTATTTTAGTGGGTGCCTGGGGAATCTTCTCACCATCCTGGCCATCATCTTGGACCCTCACCTCCACAGccccatgtatttcttcctcaGCAACTTGTCTCTTCTTGACATCTGCTTTACCTCCACCGTCATCCCCAAGATGCTGGTGAACCATCTGTGTGGGCTCACCACCATCTCCTTCTCAGCTTGCCTGGCCCAGATGTATTTCTTCATCGCCTTTGGGGCAGCCGACAGCATGCTTCTCTCAGACACGGCTTATGACCGCTACCTGGCCATCTGCCGCCCACTGCACTACATGACAATCATGAGTGTCCTTCGGTGTACTTTGCTGGTGGTGATACCCTGGATCTCAGCCAATCTCATCTCCATGGTCCACACTCTCCTGATGTCCCACTTGTCCTTTTGCACCAATAGGATCCCACACTTCTTCTGTGACCTCAATGCCTTGATCAAGCTCTCCTGCTCTGACACCCAAGTCAATGAGATGCTGGTGGTGGTCCTTTGGGGCCCAGTGGTTCTCATCCCTTTTGTGTGCATCATGGCCTCTTACACATCTATTACTGTGGCTGTGTGGAAGGTGCCCTCAGTCCAGG GCACAGCTTCCATGCAGGGAGCCAGTTTCTCATCAGTGACTGAATTCATCCTCACTGGCTTCTCAAatttccttcagcatctcctgccCACCTCCTTCCTCCTGTACCTGCTGATGTACCTGTTCACACTGCTGGGGAACCTGCTGATCATGGCCACCATCTGGAGGGACCCCAGCCTCCACACCCTCAT AGGTCCTCTACATCTTTGCCACCATCCCACGCATTTTGGCCGACCTGCTCTCCACCTCACCCTGGTGGTCGTGCACTACAGCTTTGCCTCTGTCATCTACCTCAAGCACAAGGGTCCCCAGTCTCTGGAAGGGGACACGCTGATGGGCATCACCTACGTGGTCTTCACTCTTCCTCAACCCCATCATCTTCAGTCTCAGGAACAAGGAGCTGAAGGAAGCCATGAAGAAGACCTTCCTTGA